CCACTTCGTGATGCCCCACATAACCCGAAGCCGATAAGGTGGGGATAGGTTAATTCAACGAATACATGGCGTTCCTGCAAGTCTAGCATAGCGCCCATGACGCAGATTGATGCGATAAATTCGACGACGCAAGAAAGCCGCGTGGCGGACTTAAGGAGCGAACGTATGGCGGAAAGTGTCGAGAAACTCGAAGACGGGATCGTCCGTTCGGCCGAGCAGGTGTCGGCGCAGATTCGCGCGGCGAAGGACGCGATCGCGTCCGTCATCTTCGGCCAGGACCGCGTGATCGAGAATACGCTGGTCACGATCCTCTCCGGCGGCCATGCGCTGCTGATCGGCGTGCCCGGCCTTGCGAAGACAAAACTGGTCGAGACGCTCGGCGTCACGCTCGGCCTCGATGCCAAGCGCATCCAGTTCACGCCCGATTTGATGCCGTCGGACATTCTCGGCGCCGAAGTGCTGGACGAGAGCACCGCGGGCAAGCGCTCGTTCCGCTTCATCTCGGGTCCGGTGTTCGCGCAGCTCCTGATGGCCGACGAGATCAACCGCGCCAGCCCGCGCACGCAATCGGCGCTGCTGCAGGCGATGCAGGAGCAGCACATCACCGTCGCCGGCGCGCGCCACGACCTGCCGAAGCCGTTCCACGTGCTCGCGACGCAGAACCCGCTGGAGCAGGAAGGCACCTATCCGCTGCCCGAAGCCCAGCTCGACCGCTTCCTGATGGAGATCGACGTCGACTATCCCGATCGCGACGCCGAACGCCGCATCCTGTTCGAGACGACAGGGGCCGAGGAGACGCTGGCGAAGGGCTCGATGAGTGCGGATGCGCTGATATCGGCGCAGCGGCTGGTGCGCCGCCTGCCGGTCGGCGATTCCGTGGTGGAGGCGATCCTGTCGCTGGTGCGTTCGGCCCGTCCGGGCGCCGAGAGCGGCGAGGCTGGAAAATTGATCGCCTGGGGCCCCGGCCCGCGCGCCAGCCAGTCGCTGATGCTCGCCGTGCGCGCCCGCGCGCTGATCGACGGACGTCTCGCGCCCTCGATCGACGACGTGCTCGACCTCGCCGAGCCCGTGCTGAAGCACCGCATGGCGTTGACGTTCCAGGCACGCGCGGAAGGCCGGACGATTCCGGACGTGATCAGGCAGTTGAAGACGCGGATCGGTTGATGGCAGCAGAGAACAGGCACACAGCGAAGGAGATCATCGCGATCCGACGTGCCGATGGCGAAAGCCGTACGCTCGCCGCTTCCTTGCCGCGCCTGGTGCTCGAAGCCCGCCGCATCGCCGCCAACGTCATCCACGGTCTGCACGGTCGGCGCCGCGCCGGCTCCGGCGAGAATTTCTGGCAGTACCGCCGCTTCGTGTCGGGCGAGCCGTCGCAGAACGTCGACTGGCGGAGGTCGGCGCGCGACGACCATCTCTATGTCCGCGAGCTCGAATGGGAAGCCTCGCACACGGTCTGGATCTGGCCCGACCGTTCGCCGTCGATGGCGTTCGCCTCGAAGACCGCGCGCGAGTCCAAGCTGGAGCGCACCCTGATCGTCGCCTTCGCGCTGGCCGAGCTGCTGGTCGCGGGCGGCGAACGCGTCGGCATTCCCGGATTGATGG
The genomic region above belongs to Bradyrhizobium sp. CCBAU 53338 and contains:
- a CDS encoding MoxR family ATPase encodes the protein MAESVEKLEDGIVRSAEQVSAQIRAAKDAIASVIFGQDRVIENTLVTILSGGHALLIGVPGLAKTKLVETLGVTLGLDAKRIQFTPDLMPSDILGAEVLDESTAGKRSFRFISGPVFAQLLMADEINRASPRTQSALLQAMQEQHITVAGARHDLPKPFHVLATQNPLEQEGTYPLPEAQLDRFLMEIDVDYPDRDAERRILFETTGAEETLAKGSMSADALISAQRLVRRLPVGDSVVEAILSLVRSARPGAESGEAGKLIAWGPGPRASQSLMLAVRARALIDGRLAPSIDDVLDLAEPVLKHRMALTFQARAEGRTIPDVIRQLKTRIG